Proteins from a genomic interval of Methanofollis formosanus:
- a CDS encoding type II toxin-antitoxin system RelE family toxin, producing MNYRVFFSATARRNIKRIPKDDALAIDEELMSLAGETDPKRHVKKIQGGQNPPFYSLRAGEYRAILTIVDEVMVIHAIEVGHRSKVYRKY from the coding sequence ATGAACTATCGCGTCTTCTTCTCCGCGACGGCCCGCCGTAACATCAAGCGTATCCCGAAGGACGACGCCCTCGCGATCGATGAAGAGTTGATGTCGCTCGCCGGGGAGACAGACCCGAAAAGGCATGTGAAGAAGATACAGGGAGGACAGAACCCTCCTTTTTACTCTCTCAGGGCCGGCGAATACCGCGCCATTCTCACCATCGTGGATGAAGTGATGGTCATCCACGCGATCGAAGTGGGGCATCGGAGTAAGGTGTATCGGAAATATTGA
- a CDS encoding DUF7557 family protein: protein MPTAADTTTIKIRVPLKHRLDSLKIHPGESYTDVIERLVEMAVDDEPLSDATIKAIEESLEDIKAGRLYTLEQVMAELKDDELSRLLLRDGPP from the coding sequence ATGCCCACTGCCGCCGACACCACCACCATCAAGATCAGGGTCCCCCTCAAGCACCGCCTGGACTCTCTGAAGATCCACCCCGGGGAATCCTACACCGACGTGATCGAGCGGCTCGTGGAGATGGCAGTCGATGACGAACCCCTCAGCGACGCCACCATCAAAGCCATCGAAGAATCTCTCGAAGATATCAAAGCGGGCCGGCTCTATACCCTTGAGCAGGTCATGGCGGAGCTGAAAGACGATGAACTATCGCGTCTTCTTCTCCGCGACGGCCCGCCGTAA
- a CDS encoding MATE family efflux transporter, with protein sequence MKNQWEIITQAYPWHFIGFLVLAMFIPKLYELTNVYWIGQISFDALAITEQYEFIAVTIEIVNEAIPFGILALIAQNYHDRERVISILKAGLILHVTFALIVTSIVLLFTSEFVSTIGTPVEIVRMTTQYLVLKSVALPFEAVAYLLLIAIKSMQKGREALYLVLVSVILNMILDLFLISNTSLSLHLGIQGVAIGYVISKIALMVISLLYTLHLLHLDWATLASTTWKENVVPLFKIGGWTGLDSLVRNVGYMGLLLVLNVIGTNEFGGYGLAMWVMWTLLIPVLALGEGTSVVVGNYFGEKKYREAKNVVITSMVLVIAIMTAIALIGVLYWENISAFFNPNPEMVKYSTETFWWLIIPYIGFGIGTVLRSVFYGTGQTRYIFYIACFVNIGMILPYVALVKWGLIPATFTSVMMFYMISFLADPVLAYIGVRRVITRVFPANEGGSTQTDVSS encoded by the coding sequence ATGAAAAACCAGTGGGAGATCATCACGCAGGCCTATCCGTGGCACTTCATCGGCTTTTTGGTCCTCGCAATGTTCATCCCCAAACTCTACGAACTCACCAACGTCTACTGGATCGGCCAGATCAGTTTTGACGCCCTGGCAATCACGGAGCAATACGAGTTCATCGCCGTGACGATCGAAATTGTCAACGAAGCGATACCATTCGGGATACTGGCTTTGATCGCACAGAACTATCACGACCGTGAAAGAGTCATCTCCATCTTAAAAGCAGGGCTGATCCTGCATGTGACCTTTGCCCTGATCGTCACCTCGATCGTCCTCCTCTTCACATCGGAGTTCGTGTCGACGATCGGGACACCCGTCGAGATCGTCCGGATGACCACACAATATCTTGTGCTGAAGTCGGTCGCCCTCCCATTCGAGGCCGTGGCCTACCTCCTCCTCATCGCCATCAAGTCCATGCAGAAGGGCAGGGAGGCACTCTACCTCGTCCTCGTCTCGGTCATCCTCAACATGATCCTCGACCTCTTCCTCATCTCGAACACCTCCCTCTCGCTCCACCTCGGCATACAGGGCGTGGCAATCGGGTACGTGATCTCGAAGATCGCCCTGATGGTGATATCGCTCCTCTATACCCTTCACCTGTTGCATCTGGACTGGGCGACCCTCGCCTCGACGACGTGGAAGGAAAATGTCGTCCCGCTGTTCAAAATCGGAGGGTGGACCGGTCTCGACTCCCTCGTGCGCAACGTGGGGTACATGGGCCTGCTCCTCGTGCTGAACGTCATCGGCACCAACGAGTTCGGCGGCTACGGCCTCGCCATGTGGGTGATGTGGACGCTCCTCATCCCGGTCCTCGCACTCGGGGAGGGGACGAGCGTCGTCGTCGGGAACTACTTCGGCGAGAAAAAGTACCGTGAGGCCAAGAACGTCGTGATCACGTCGATGGTCCTCGTGATCGCGATCATGACCGCGATCGCATTGATCGGGGTCCTGTACTGGGAGAACATCTCCGCCTTCTTCAATCCGAACCCCGAGATGGTGAAATACTCCACCGAAACATTCTGGTGGCTGATCATCCCCTATATCGGCTTTGGAATCGGCACGGTCCTGAGAAGCGTGTTTTACGGGACGGGCCAGACACGCTACATCTTCTATATCGCCTGCTTCGTGAACATCGGCATGATCCTGCCCTATGTGGCCCTGGTAAAATGGGGTCTTATTCCGGCCACCTTTACGAGCGTGATGATGTTCTACATGATCTCCTTCCTCGCCGATCCGGTGCTGGCCTATATCGGTGTACGGAGGGTGATCACGCGAGTATTTCCAGCGAACGAGGGCGGTTCGACACAGACGGATGTATCTTCCTGA
- a CDS encoding acetyl-CoA carboxylase biotin carboxylase subunit — protein MRYFEKVLIANRGEIAIRVMRGCRELGIETVAVYSTPDKNALHVKYADEAFFVGEAPPQKSYLNMERILEIAKMSGAEAVHPGYGFLAENATFARRVEEEGLTFIGPSSKTIEMMGSKIESKQAMKAAGVPVLPGTEGGVRSLDEAAKVAEEIGYPVIVKASAGGGGIGMHIVNSPAELEEAIKGSMKIAESAFGDPTVFIEKYLVKPRHIEFQVLADRYGNTLHLYDRECSIQRRHQKLVEEAPSPIMTEELRERMAASAVTVAKTSGYKNAGTVEFLYADGEYYFMEMNTRLQVEHTITEMITGIDLVKQQLAVAAGLDLPFGQEDVSIRGHAIECRINAEDPLNNFMADPGKIVRYRSPGGPGIRVDSGIHMGYSIPPTYDSMISKLCAWGQTRMEAIERMRRAIYEYVILGVKTTLPLHHALMHNREFVLGNTHTHFLKEEHIAQALSRSLREEETRMQTLAASLRQGKEMAAISAAVNVYINQRRRG, from the coding sequence ATGAGGTATTTTGAGAAGGTACTCATCGCGAACAGGGGCGAGATCGCGATCCGGGTGATGCGCGGATGCCGCGAACTCGGGATCGAGACGGTGGCGGTCTACTCGACTCCGGACAAAAACGCCCTCCATGTGAAGTACGCGGACGAGGCGTTCTTCGTCGGCGAGGCGCCGCCCCAGAAGAGTTACCTGAATATGGAGCGGATCCTCGAGATCGCAAAGATGTCCGGGGCCGAGGCGGTCCATCCGGGCTATGGGTTCCTGGCCGAGAACGCCACGTTCGCAAGACGTGTCGAGGAGGAGGGGCTCACGTTCATCGGGCCGTCCTCGAAGACCATCGAGATGATGGGCTCCAAGATCGAGAGCAAGCAGGCGATGAAGGCGGCCGGCGTCCCGGTTCTTCCGGGGACCGAGGGCGGGGTGCGGAGTCTGGACGAGGCGGCGAAGGTCGCCGAGGAGATCGGCTACCCGGTCATCGTCAAGGCGAGCGCGGGCGGCGGCGGGATCGGGATGCACATCGTCAACTCGCCGGCCGAACTCGAGGAGGCGATCAAGGGGAGCATGAAGATCGCGGAGTCGGCCTTCGGCGACCCGACGGTCTTCATCGAGAAGTACCTGGTCAAGCCGCGCCACATCGAGTTCCAGGTGCTTGCCGACCGGTACGGCAACACGCTCCACCTGTACGACCGTGAGTGTTCGATCCAGCGCCGCCACCAGAAGTTGGTGGAGGAGGCGCCAAGTCCGATCATGACCGAGGAGCTCCGCGAGCGGATGGCCGCCTCGGCGGTGACGGTCGCCAAGACCTCGGGCTACAAGAACGCGGGGACGGTGGAGTTCCTGTACGCCGACGGCGAGTATTATTTCATGGAGATGAACACCCGTCTCCAGGTCGAGCACACGATCACCGAGATGATCACCGGCATCGACCTCGTCAAGCAGCAGCTGGCGGTCGCGGCCGGGCTCGACCTCCCCTTCGGCCAGGAGGATGTCAGTATCCGCGGGCACGCGATCGAGTGCCGGATCAATGCTGAGGATCCGCTCAACAACTTCATGGCCGACCCCGGCAAGATCGTGCGGTACCGCTCGCCGGGCGGCCCGGGGATCAGGGTGGACTCAGGCATCCACATGGGCTACTCGATCCCGCCGACCTACGACTCGATGATCTCCAAACTCTGCGCCTGGGGGCAGACCAGGATGGAGGCGATCGAACGGATGCGTCGGGCGATCTACGAGTACGTCATCCTGGGCGTGAAGACGACCCTGCCCCTCCACCACGCCCTGATGCACAACCGCGAGTTCGTGCTGGGCAACACCCACACGCACTTCCTCAAGGAGGAGCATATCGCCCAGGCGCTCAGCCGTTCGCTGCGTGAGGAGGAGACACGCATGCAGACGCTGGCGGCTTCGTTGCGCCAGGGGAAGGAGATGGCGGCGATTTCGGCCGCGGTCAATGTCTACATCAACCAGCGGCGGCGGGGATAA
- the oadA gene encoding sodium-extruding oxaloacetate decarboxylase subunit alpha produces the protein MSAANPKRVYITDTTLRDAHQSLIATRMRTEDMLPLARKMDDVGFFSLEAWGGATFDSGIRFLNDDPWERLRDLKAELAKTPIQMLLRGQNLVGYRHYPDDVVEKFVDAAYKNGVDIFRVFDALNDIRNMEKAFASVKAQGAHLQGTISYTTSPVHTTAKFIEMAEDLAAHDCDSICIKDMAGLIMPEATRSLIAGIKERVDIPICLHSHSTSGIASMSYQAAIEAGVDILDTAMSPFALGTSQPPTESVVASLKGTTRDTGIDLHALRAVRDLCVGLREKYGGLLDPISERVDSDVLIYQLPGGMISNLVSQLKEQDALNRLDEVLAEIPRVREDLGYPPLVTPTSQIVGTQAVLNVLMGKERYSNVTKEVKDYVRGLYGRPPAGISDEIRRLIIGDEAVITVRPADLLEPAYEKMREQAVKDGLVRKDEDVLTYILYPAIAPSFLRGERKPEPIPEAVAAVPAAAEVPGFMEVEVDGEVFSVRILSVEGSAVESAAPGAGKEIPRGEIAGGVKSNMQGMVLEVRASVGAAVKKGDVLLVLEAMKMENPIYAAADGKVAEIFVDVGDVVQNGDVLMVVE, from the coding sequence ATGAGTGCAGCCAACCCTAAACGAGTATATATTACCGATACAACGCTCAGGGATGCCCATCAATCGCTCATCGCCACCAGAATGAGGACCGAGGACATGCTTCCTCTGGCCCGCAAGATGGACGATGTGGGATTTTTTTCCCTTGAAGCATGGGGTGGTGCGACCTTTGACAGCGGTATCAGGTTCCTCAACGACGATCCCTGGGAACGGCTCAGGGACCTGAAAGCCGAGCTTGCAAAGACCCCCATCCAGATGCTGCTGCGGGGGCAGAACCTGGTGGGGTACCGGCACTATCCCGACGACGTCGTCGAAAAATTCGTCGACGCGGCGTACAAAAACGGCGTTGATATCTTCAGGGTCTTCGACGCCCTCAATGATATCAGAAATATGGAGAAGGCCTTCGCTTCGGTGAAGGCGCAGGGTGCCCATCTCCAGGGCACGATCTCGTACACGACGAGTCCGGTGCATACCACCGCGAAGTTCATCGAGATGGCCGAGGACCTGGCGGCCCACGACTGCGACTCGATCTGTATCAAGGACATGGCGGGCCTCATCATGCCCGAGGCGACCCGCAGCCTCATCGCCGGGATCAAGGAGCGGGTCGACATCCCGATCTGTCTCCACTCGCATTCGACGAGCGGGATCGCCTCGATGAGTTATCAGGCGGCCATCGAGGCGGGGGTCGATATCCTGGACACCGCGATGTCGCCCTTCGCCCTCGGCACCTCCCAGCCCCCGACGGAGAGCGTGGTCGCCTCCCTCAAGGGCACGACCCGGGACACGGGGATCGACCTGCATGCGCTCAGGGCGGTGCGGGACCTCTGTGTCGGGCTCAGGGAGAAGTACGGCGGGCTCCTCGATCCGATCTCGGAGCGGGTGGACAGCGACGTGCTCATCTACCAGTTGCCTGGCGGGATGATATCGAACCTGGTCTCCCAGCTCAAGGAGCAGGACGCCCTCAACCGCCTCGACGAGGTGCTCGCCGAGATCCCGCGGGTGCGCGAGGACCTCGGCTACCCCCCCCTGGTCACCCCGACGAGCCAGATCGTGGGGACGCAGGCGGTCCTGAACGTCCTGATGGGCAAGGAGCGCTACTCCAACGTGACCAAGGAGGTCAAGGACTATGTCAGGGGGCTGTACGGCCGTCCGCCCGCCGGGATCTCAGACGAGATCAGGCGCCTGATCATCGGCGACGAGGCGGTGATCACCGTGCGGCCGGCCGACCTGCTGGAGCCCGCGTACGAGAAGATGCGCGAGCAGGCCGTGAAGGACGGGCTGGTCAGGAAGGACGAGGACGTCCTCACCTACATCCTGTACCCGGCGATCGCGCCCTCCTTCCTCAGGGGCGAGCGTAAACCCGAGCCCATCCCCGAAGCGGTCGCGGCGGTGCCGGCGGCGGCCGAGGTGCCGGGCTTCATGGAGGTCGAGGTCGACGGCGAGGTCTTCTCGGTGCGGATCCTCTCGGTGGAGGGGAGTGCGGTCGAGTCGGCCGCCCCGGGAGCGGGCAAGGAGATCCCGCGAGGCGAGATCGCCGGCGGGGTCAAGTCCAACATGCAGGGCATGGTCCTTGAGGTGCGGGCGAGTGTCGGCGCCGCGGTGAAGAAGGGCGACGTCCTCCTGGTCCTGGAGGCGATGAAGATGGAGAACCCCATCTACGCCGCTGCAGACGGGAAGGTCGCCGAGATCTTCGTGGACGTCGGCGACGTCGTCCAGAACGGCGACGTGCTCATGGTGGTCGAGTAG
- a CDS encoding ATP-binding cassette domain-containing protein, whose protein sequence is MQVVCEDVRFARGAFVLTCTGTFGPGFHLVTGRVGSGKTTLALLLAGLLDPLSGKVRRDGVARLTLSFQNPEYHVTGATVRAEIGSYGADVAEVSAETGLADRLDDDPFSLSRGELKRLHLASLLAGEYDLLVLDEPFSSLDCVQKRRLCRALEERRGGITVVFTHERQVLPAVDRLWEVEEGKVLDLGAVPEAIPRWRHAPQYLRDALARGDAPENVTFRDVMEARCRTRD, encoded by the coding sequence ATGCAGGTCGTCTGTGAGGACGTGCGTTTTGCAAGAGGGGCGTTCGTCCTCACCTGCACCGGCACCTTCGGCCCCGGCTTCCACCTCGTCACCGGCCGCGTGGGAAGCGGGAAGACCACCCTCGCCCTCCTGCTTGCCGGCCTCCTCGACCCTCTTTCTGGAAAGGTCCGCCGGGACGGGGTGGCGCGGCTCACCCTCTCCTTCCAGAACCCCGAGTACCATGTGACCGGGGCGACGGTCAGGGCCGAGATCGGGTCGTACGGTGCCGACGTCGCCGAGGTCTCCGCAGAGACCGGGCTTGCCGACCGCCTGGACGACGACCCCTTCTCCCTCTCGCGGGGCGAACTGAAACGCCTCCACCTCGCCTCTCTTCTCGCCGGGGAATACGACCTCCTGGTCCTCGACGAACCCTTCAGTTCCCTGGACTGCGTCCAGAAACGCCGGCTCTGCCGGGCCCTCGAGGAACGGCGCGGCGGGATCACCGTCGTCTTCACCCACGAACGCCAGGTTCTCCCCGCGGTCGACCGCCTCTGGGAGGTCGAGGAAGGAAAGGTGCTCGACCTCGGGGCGGTGCCGGAGGCGATCCCGCGCTGGCGGCATGCCCCGCAGTACCTTAGAGACGCGCTGGCGCGCGGGGACGCACCCGAGAACGTCACCTTCAGGGACGTCATGGAGGCACGATGCAGGACGCGCGACTGA
- a CDS encoding energy-coupling factor ABC transporter ATP-binding protein — protein MIRIAALRHQVLAIPTLTLDEGYTAVIGPNGSGKSTFLSLLAGLALPAAGEILIDDRLPRGVEVGWVAEFPDQSLLFTRVYDEVAGPSRFAHLSCAEVERRVEAVAALVGIESLLPRTFRDLSGGERALVALATALSSRPELLVLDEFDSHLDAETAGRVGEALAASGARYCVRCTQDMETAAAADTVLYLQGGRVRHAGPPDQVFSALKETCFYPYSRRVRDAGRL, from the coding sequence ATGATCCGGATCGCCGCCCTCAGGCACCAGGTCCTCGCCATCCCCACCCTCACCCTTGACGAGGGGTATACGGCGGTCATCGGTCCGAACGGCAGCGGCAAGTCGACCTTCCTCTCGCTGCTCGCCGGCCTCGCGCTTCCCGCGGCGGGAGAGATCCTGATCGACGACCGCCTGCCGCGAGGGGTGGAGGTCGGGTGGGTTGCTGAGTTTCCCGACCAGAGTCTTCTTTTTACCAGGGTCTACGATGAGGTGGCCGGGCCGTCGCGGTTTGCTCATCTTTCCTGTGCGGAGGTGGAGCGGCGGGTCGAGGCGGTGGCGGCCCTCGTCGGGATCGAGTCCCTTCTTCCCCGCACCTTCCGGGACCTCTCCGGGGGAGAGCGTGCCCTCGTCGCCCTTGCAACCGCCCTCTCCTCGCGGCCAGAACTCCTGGTCCTCGACGAGTTCGACTCGCACCTCGACGCCGAGACCGCCGGGAGGGTCGGCGAGGCGCTCGCCGCGTCGGGCGCCCGGTACTGTGTTCGGTGCACCCAGGACATGGAGACGGCGGCGGCCGCCGATACGGTTCTCTATCTCCAGGGCGGAAGGGTGCGGCACGCCGGACCCCCCGACCAGGTCTTTTCGGCGCTGAAGGAGACCTGTTTCTATCCCTATTCACGGAGGGTGCGCGATGCAGGTCGTCTGTGA
- a CDS encoding biotin transporter BioY has translation MYGDERRSRIIAESAGFIALIAAGSWISFPFIPVPITLQTFFVLLSGAVMKRWAVVPATLYLVLGVLGLPIFHNGTAGLGVLLGPTGGYILGFIGAALVAGLAYEHASEKVRIAGLALATGVIYLFGVPWLALSTGMSAWAAVVGGMLLFLPGDAVKAAAAYLVARRLA, from the coding sequence ATGTACGGAGACGAACGTCGTTCCAGGATTATCGCAGAGTCCGCCGGGTTCATCGCCCTGATCGCGGCGGGGTCATGGATCTCTTTCCCCTTTATTCCCGTTCCCATCACGCTCCAGACCTTTTTCGTTCTCCTTTCGGGCGCGGTGATGAAGCGCTGGGCGGTGGTGCCGGCAACGCTGTACCTCGTCCTCGGGGTGCTCGGCCTCCCGATCTTCCACAACGGGACCGCGGGCCTGGGCGTCCTCCTCGGCCCGACCGGCGGATATATCCTCGGCTTCATCGGGGCGGCGCTGGTCGCCGGCCTTGCCTACGAGCATGCCTCAGAGAAGGTGCGGATCGCCGGTCTCGCCCTGGCCACCGGGGTCATCTATCTCTTCGGCGTCCCGTGGCTCGCCCTCTCGACCGGCATGAGTGCCTGGGCGGCGGTCGTCGGCGGCATGCTCCTCTTCCTCCCCGGCGACGCGGTGAAGGCGGCGGCAGCCTACCTGGTGGCCAGACGGTTGGCATGA
- a CDS encoding biotin--[acetyl-CoA-carboxylase] ligase — protein sequence MNELTKKVLTTLEAAEGPVTPEALGKELGIPISSVTRHIKDLREAGYDIESSIETGYHLVRVSDALTPEAIRKVLKTTTIGKEIVYYESTTSTNWAAKKLCAEQDAASLHGTMVIAGEQTGGFGRLGRAWASPKGGIWASVILTPSLPIDSLPMIMMAASVAVARAIRRKYDLGALIKWPNDVYIGDKKVAGLILELSSEGEAVHYCLLGMGIDANVDLDELSPELRRMVTSISAELGHEVDRASLLAMIMREFESRYRILESGEFDPIIREWKSLSLTLDTRVSIRTMRKTFEGVAIDIDQHGALIIRRDNGRVEKVVAGDIAHL from the coding sequence ATGAATGAACTAACCAAAAAAGTTCTTACGACACTTGAGGCCGCCGAGGGGCCGGTCACGCCCGAGGCGCTCGGCAAGGAACTCGGGATCCCCATCTCCTCGGTCACCAGACATATCAAAGACCTGAGAGAGGCGGGGTACGATATAGAGTCATCCATCGAGACAGGATATCATCTGGTCAGGGTCAGCGATGCCCTCACCCCCGAGGCGATCCGCAAGGTGCTCAAGACCACGACCATCGGCAAAGAGATCGTCTATTATGAGAGCACCACCTCCACGAACTGGGCGGCGAAGAAACTCTGCGCCGAGCAGGACGCGGCCTCGCTCCACGGGACGATGGTCATCGCCGGGGAACAGACCGGCGGGTTCGGGCGGCTCGGCCGTGCGTGGGCCTCGCCGAAAGGCGGGATCTGGGCGAGCGTGATCCTCACGCCGTCTCTCCCCATCGACTCCCTGCCGATGATCATGATGGCCGCCTCGGTCGCGGTCGCCCGGGCGATCCGGAGAAAATACGATCTCGGCGCCCTGATCAAATGGCCCAACGACGTATATATCGGGGACAAAAAGGTCGCCGGTCTCATCCTCGAACTCTCCAGCGAGGGCGAGGCGGTGCACTACTGTCTCCTGGGCATGGGCATCGACGCCAACGTGGACCTCGACGAACTCTCGCCCGAACTGCGGCGGATGGTCACCTCGATCTCGGCCGAACTAGGTCACGAGGTCGACCGTGCCTCGCTCCTCGCGATGATCATGCGCGAGTTCGAGAGCAGATACCGGATCCTCGAGAGTGGCGAGTTCGACCCGATCATCAGGGAGTGGAAGAGTCTCTCGCTGACCCTCGATACGCGGGTCTCGATCCGTACGATGCGAAAGACCTTCGAGGGGGTTGCCATCGATATCGATCAGCACGGCGCCCTGATCATCAGGCGCGACAACGGACGGGTCGAGAAGGTCGTGGCCGGCGACATCGCACATCTGTAG
- a CDS encoding DUF2111 domain-containing protein yields the protein MDQYIISASSTSDDLLPVVMALHHLLGGLPVTARSREAPGLRIENKQVLDDRYTGPVLEAVIQGNELKKTVPLSGPYRGVPVVVAPLRDGAGTAIGAIGVVDITGIFDLATLMEHQSAILQQVCGKDPCPLPTESVAAKR from the coding sequence ATGGACCAGTATATCATCTCTGCCTCGTCCACGTCCGACGACCTTCTGCCGGTGGTGATGGCGCTCCACCATCTCCTCGGCGGGCTCCCGGTCACGGCACGTTCCAGAGAGGCTCCGGGTCTGCGGATCGAAAATAAACAGGTGCTCGACGACCGGTATACCGGGCCGGTGCTCGAGGCCGTGATCCAGGGGAACGAACTGAAAAAGACCGTTCCCCTTTCAGGACCGTACCGGGGGGTGCCGGTCGTCGTCGCCCCGCTGCGGGACGGTGCCGGCACGGCGATCGGCGCCATCGGCGTCGTCGACATCACCGGCATCTTCGACCTCGCCACGCTCATGGAGCACCAGTCTGCGATCCTGCAGCAGGTCTGTGGAAAAGATCCCTGTCCACTCCCGACAGAATCTGTCGCTGCGAAAAGGTAA
- a CDS encoding RtcB family protein, with the protein MLEGIERINEVECEVPVGYVPGMRVSARFFLSEDLEESLEEGAVHQLANVATLPGIVRHALAMPDIHSGYGFPIGGVAAFREETGIISPGGVGYDINCGVRLLATPLRVEDLTQMRALVEELFRTVPTGVGAESRMRLSAQGLEEMLVEGVPWAVREGYGIEADAVHCEENGQMQDADAVPVSKRARKRGMPQAGTLGSGNHFLEVQVIDKVFDPKVAAVYGLEEGQVCCMIHCGSRGLGHQVCTDHLRVLESATRKYEIAIPDRQLACAPIHSPEGEAYFGAMAAAANYAWVNRQVITHEVRKVFSRLFGIEYEEMPLVYDVAHNVAKREEHDIDGRRETLYVHRKGATRAFGPGRLEVPADYRAVGQPVIIPGSMGSSSYVLHGTDTAMERTFGSTCHGAGRVMSRTKAKKSMPGKEVREALMERGIYVRATSDASIAEEAPAAYKESDKVVDTVTRARLSLPVVRLRPLGVIKG; encoded by the coding sequence ATGCTTGAGGGGATTGAGAGAATCAATGAGGTGGAGTGCGAGGTGCCGGTCGGATACGTGCCCGGGATGCGGGTGTCGGCCAGGTTCTTCCTCTCCGAAGACCTTGAAGAGTCGCTGGAGGAAGGGGCCGTCCACCAGCTGGCCAATGTCGCCACGTTGCCCGGGATCGTCAGGCACGCACTCGCCATGCCCGACATCCACTCGGGGTACGGCTTCCCGATCGGGGGCGTCGCGGCGTTCCGGGAAGAGACCGGGATCATATCGCCGGGCGGCGTCGGCTACGACATCAACTGCGGCGTCCGTCTTCTTGCGACGCCGTTGCGGGTCGAAGACCTCACGCAGATGCGCGCGCTGGTCGAAGAACTCTTCAGGACGGTGCCGACCGGCGTCGGCGCCGAGAGCAGGATGCGCCTCTCGGCCCAGGGGCTCGAGGAGATGCTGGTCGAGGGCGTGCCCTGGGCGGTGCGCGAGGGTTACGGCATCGAGGCCGACGCCGTCCACTGCGAGGAGAACGGCCAGATGCAGGACGCCGACGCCGTGCCGGTGAGCAAGCGGGCCAGAAAACGCGGTATGCCCCAGGCCGGCACCCTTGGTTCGGGCAACCACTTTCTCGAAGTCCAGGTCATCGACAAAGTCTTCGATCCCAAAGTCGCCGCAGTCTACGGCCTCGAAGAGGGGCAGGTCTGCTGCATGATCCACTGCGGCTCCAGGGGCCTGGGCCACCAGGTCTGCACCGACCACCTCCGGGTGCTCGAGTCGGCGACCAGGAAGTACGAGATCGCCATCCCCGACCGCCAACTCGCCTGCGCCCCGATCCATTCGCCTGAGGGCGAGGCGTACTTCGGGGCGATGGCCGCCGCGGCCAACTATGCCTGGGTGAACCGGCAGGTGATCACCCATGAGGTGAGGAAGGTCTTCTCCAGGCTCTTCGGGATCGAGTACGAGGAGATGCCCCTCGTCTACGACGTCGCCCACAATGTCGCCAAGCGCGAGGAGCACGATATCGACGGGAGACGGGAGACTCTCTACGTCCACCGGAAAGGGGCGACCAGGGCCTTCGGGCCGGGACGCCTCGAGGTGCCGGCGGACTACCGGGCGGTCGGCCAGCCGGTGATCATCCCGGGGAGCATGGGCAGTTCATCCTATGTCCTCCACGGCACCGACACCGCGATGGAGCGGACCTTCGGGAGCACCTGTCATGGTGCCGGCCGGGTGATGAGCCGCACCAAGGCAAAGAAATCGATGCCAGGCAAAGAGGTGCGAGAGGCGCTCATGGAGCGGGGGATCTATGTCAGGGCAACCAGCGACGCTTCGATCGCCGAAGAGGCCCCGGCGGCGTACAAGGAGAGCGACAAGGTCGTCGACACCGTCACCCGCGCCCGCCTCTCCCTGCCGGTCGTCCGTCTCCGCCCCCTCGGGGTGATCAAGGGATGA
- a CDS encoding archease: protein MPFIEVPHQADVKVRVWADDCNALFAEAARAMFLVMYVAAEDRGVERSFTVSSDDLTSLMVDFLSELLFISEVDRVVFSSFEVTIDGTELRVRASGEPFDPARHLGGMEIKGVSYSGLGIVRDGEQFSSEILFDV, encoded by the coding sequence ATGCCGTTCATCGAAGTGCCCCATCAGGCAGACGTCAAAGTGCGCGTCTGGGCGGACGACTGCAACGCCCTCTTCGCCGAGGCGGCGCGGGCGATGTTTCTGGTGATGTACGTCGCCGCCGAGGACCGCGGGGTCGAACGCAGTTTCACGGTCTCCTCCGACGACCTCACCTCCCTGATGGTCGATTTCCTCTCAGAACTCCTCTTTATCTCCGAGGTCGACCGGGTGGTCTTTTCCTCTTTCGAGGTCACCATCGACGGGACCGAACTCAGGGTCAGGGCCTCAGGCGAACCCTTCGACCCCGCGCGGCACCTCGGGGGCATGGAGATCAAGGGGGTCTCGTACTCAGGGCTCGGGATCGTCAGGGATGGAGAACAGTTTTCTAGTGAGATACTCTTTGATGTGTGA